The sequence below is a genomic window from Labrys wisconsinensis.
GCAACCTGTTCGACGCGGCCGGAACGGCCAGTCCGTCACGCCGTCCGCTCCCCGGTTCGGGCCCTGGTCAGAGGGCGGGGGCGGATGCGCCGCACGCCGCGAGAGGGCGCACAAAAGAGGCATCGGAGGGACCGACGCTGGCGCCAGACTGCCCGGGCCGAGGTGGAAATGTCAAATCCGCGTGAAAGAACGGCGCGCCGAGCAGCTTCTCGTGGCTTAGGCCACCAATTGATTTTGCATTCTCCATGCAAAATCAATGCTGCTCAGGTTATTGAAGCGTAAGCAGGTTCGGGAGAACCTGCTTACGCCGCCCGCCGGCGAGGTCGGCGGGCCAGATGCGGCGACCCTGCGGCATCCTCCCGATGCTCCCTGGCGCACAGGGCCTCGAAGCCGGCGATCGCCTCGCCCTGCTCGGGATACAGCGAGGCCAGCACGGCGGCGGCGAAGGTCGCAGGGGCCGAGCCGGGCGCCGAGATCAGGGTGCCGTCCCGGACCGCGCGCGGGCTGTCGACATAGCGCGCCGCTCCGCCGTAGAAGCCGCCGTGCTCCCACAGGAATTCCAGGCTGTTGCTGGTGTGGGCCCGGCGGTCGAGCAGGCCGGCCCGCGCCGCCGCGAGCGTCGCCCCGCAGATCACCCCGACGATTCGGCCGGCCTGCATCGCGGCACGCAACTGCGGCGCGACGTTCGGCGCCCAACGCTCCGTCCATTGCGAAGAGCCGATCACGACGAGGGCGTCGTAGTCGCGCGGGTCGAGCCCGGCCACGTCGCCCTGCGGGCGCACCCGCATGCCGCCCGCGGAGACCACCTCCCGGGCGCCGGGCGTGACATGGGCGATATCGGCGTCGAAGAAGGTTCTGGCGGCTGCCGTCAGCAGGGCGGGCTCCCAATCGGCGAAGGCGTCGATCAGGAGGGCGGTGATGCGTTTCGTGGCCATGGGCCTGTCCTCATTCCCGTCGCTGATGAGCAGGCTCTCCAGGCTCGCCCCCGGGGGGCGGAGCTCGGAAAGTCTGCCGAAGTCGTGGCCAGGGTTGTCGCATCCCGCAGTGACAGGACGTGTCAGCAGCGGCAGGGACCGGACGACACGTTTGACGCGAGGGCGAGGGCCTGCCCTCGGAATAGGCAAGTGCCGCAATTTCGCCTGTAGACCGCAGCGAAGATCCCGGTTTAGGCTGGGAGCAACGACAACGGCTGACCAGGGGCATCATGAGCGTGACCGGGGGAGGCGCCCCGTCGGCGCCGGCGAGGACGCAGAAGGCCATCGGCGGCGTCCGGCGAAAGTTCATGCCTTGGAACGACCCCGATGCCGTCCCCCTGATCCGCTTCGAGAACGTCACCAAGCGCTTCGGCGACTTCACGGCCGTCGACAATGTCTCGCTCGACGTGCACGCCCGCGAGTTCTTCTCGCTGCTCGGCCCGTCGGGCTGCGGCAAGACCACGCTGATGCGCATGCTCGCCGGCTTCGAGGAGCCGACCTCGGGGCGCATCACCCTGGCGGGCGCCGACCTTGCGGGCGTGCCGCCCTATGACCGGCCGGCCAACATGATGTTCCAGTCCTATGCGCTGTTCCCGCATATGACGGTCGCCGACAATATCGGCTTCGGGCTCAGGATGGAGGGCATGGCCAAGCCCGCCATCGCCGCGCGCGTCGCCGAGATGCTGAAGCTGGTGAAGCTGGAGAAATTTTCCGCGCGCAAGCCGCACCAGCTGTCCGGCGGCCAGCGCCAGCGCGTGGCGCTCGCCCGCGCCGTCGCCAAGAAGCCGAAGGTTCTGCTGCTCGACGAGCCGCTCGGCGCCCTCGACAAGAAGCTGCGCGAAGAGACCCAGTTCGAGCTGATGGACATCCAGGTCGAGCTCGGCATCACCTTCATCATCGTCACCCACGACCAGGAAGAGGCGATGACGATGTCCGACCGCATCGCGGTGATGGACCACGGCAAACTGGTGCAGGTCGCCCCGCCGGGCGAGATCTACGAGCAGCCGAACTCCAAATATGTCGCCGACTTCATCGGCAACATCAATATCCTGGAGGGGAAGGTCACCGGCCAGTCCGGCAGCGCCGTGAACGTCGCCTCGAGCACGACCGGCGCGACCCTGACGGTCGAGAGCCAGGAGAGCCTGGCGGCGGGCCAGACGGTCTATGTCGCGGTGCGGCCGGAGAAGATGCAGATCTCCTTCGACGCGCCGAACGGCAGCGCCAACACCCTGTCCGGCGAGGTGTTCGACATCGGCTATCTCGGCGACTGGACCAATTATCTCGTCGACGTCGCGGGCGGCTCGGGCCAGCGCCTGCGCGTCTCCAAGGCCAATATGAGCCGCTTCGTCGAGCGGCCGATCACCTGGGAAGACAAGATCTTCGTCTCCTTCGCGCCGGATGCCGGCGTGCTCCTGACGAATTGAGGCGATGATGGCCGCCGCAAGCCGCAAGGGCTTCTTCTCCGGGCGGACCGCCGTCATCGCGGTGCCCTATCTCTGGCTGGCGATCTTCTTCATCCTGCCCTTCGTGCTGGTCCTGAAGATCTCCCTGTCGGAGACCGACATCGCCATCCCGCCCTACACGCCGACCTTCCCGCTCGGCGAGACCTGGGAGGCGATCAAGGGCTTCGACTTCGGCGCAGCCTGGGCCGCCGTCTCCGACTACCTCTCCCAGCTCAGCTTCGACAACTTCACGCTGCTGACGCAGGACGCGCTCTACTGGAAGGCCTATCTCTCCAGCCTGTGGATCGCGGCGGTGTCGACGGTGCTGCTGCTGCTGGTGGGATACCCCATCGCCTACGGCATGGCGCGCGCGCCCAGGACGCTGCGCCCGACGCTCCTGATGCTGGTGATCCTGCCGTTCTGGACCTCGTTCCTGATCCGCGTCTATGCCTGGATCGGCATCCTCAAGCCGGAAGGCCTGCTCAACCTGGCGCTGGCCAAGATCGGCCTGGTCGACATGGCCAATCCGCTGCAGATCCTCAACACCGACATCGCCATCTATATCGGCATCGTCTATTCTTATCTGCCCTTCATGGTGCTGCCGCTCTATTCGGCGCTGGAGAAGATGGACGAGACGCTGCTGGAGGCAGCGGCGGACCTCGGCTGCAGGCCGGTCAAGGCCTTCTGGCTCGTCACCTTCCCGCTGTCGCTGCCGGGCGTGGTCGCCGGCTGCATGCTGTGCTTCATTCCCGCCGTGGGCGAATTCGTCATCCCCGACCTGCTCGGCGGCTCCTCGACGCTGATGATCGGCAAGACCTTGTGGGACGTGTTCAACCTCAACCGCGACTGGCCGGCAGCCTCGGCCGTGGCGGTGGTGCTGCTGGTTCTCCTGGTGGTGCCGATCGTGTTCTACCAGCACGTCCAGACCAAGCAGCTGGAGGCCGGCCGATGAAGAAGGGTCCGACCTGGTTCAACCTGACCTCGATCGCGCTGGGCTTTGCCTTCCTCTACCTGCCGATCGTCATCCTGATCATCTATTCCTTCAACGACAGCCGCCTCGTCACGGTGTGGGGCGGCTGGTCGACGCGCTGGTACGTCGCCCTGTTCCAGGACGAGGCCTTCATGAGCTCGGCCTGGATCACGCTCCGGGTCGGCGCCCTGTCGGCGACGCTGGCGACCATCCTCGGCACCCTCGCCGCGATCGTGCTGGTGCGCATGGGCCGGTTCCGCGGCCGCATCCTGTTCTCCGGCATGGTCTATGCGCCGCTCGTCATGCCGGAAGTCATCACCGGCCTCTCGCTGCTGCTCCTGTTCGTGGCGCTCGACATCTCGCGCGGCTTCTGGACCATCACCCTCGCCCATACCACCCTGACCATGTGCTTCGTGGCGGTGGTGGTGCAGTCGCGCCTGCTCACCTTCGACCGTTCGATCGAGGAGGCGGCGCTGGACCTCGGCTGCCGGCCGTTCAAGGCCTTCTTCCTGATCACGCTGCCGATCATCCTGCCGGCCGTGGTGTCGGGCTGGATGCTGGCCTTCACCCTGTCGCTCGACGATCTCGTCATCGCCAGCTTCACCACCGGGCCGGGCGCCTCCACCCTGCCGATGCGGATCTATTCCTCTGTGCGTCTGGGTGTCACGCCCCAGATCAACGCCGCCTGCACGCTCCTGATCGCCATCGTCGCCGTGGGCGTGATCATCGCTTCGATCTCGACCAAGCGGGCGGAGATGGAGCGCGAGCGGGCGGAACGGCTGGCGGCGCAGGGATAGGTCAGGGCGAGATCGCCTGGCCCTTGAGGGGGTTCATCTCGATATGCTTCTCGCCGTTGCCGGTATCGGCGAAGGCGCTGGCATTGCCCTGCAGCAGCGGCGCCGCCGCGCCGGAGCGGCGGATCAGCGCGTCGGGATCGGGCGAGACCGAGGGGTCGTCCCATTGGCCGGTGATCTTGAACGGCAGGGTGAAGGGCGGCCCCGCCTCGTTGGAGGAGAAGCTCGCCTCGCCCGCCAAGTCGAAGTCGCGCGCCTTGACGCCGGCGCTGCCGCCGAGGGCGACCGTCAGGGCGCCCCCGTCGAGCCGGGCGTCGGTGGTGCGGGCGACACCGCCGTCGATGGCGAAGGACACCGCCCCGGTCTCGAAGGCGGTGCGGCCGCTGCGCGGCTCCAGCGTGGCGGTGAGCGGGCGACGCTCGATGCGGCGCATCACGTCGGCGAGATCGACGCCGATCAGCGCGCCGTTGCGCACGGTGAAGCTGGCCTGGCCGACCAGGGAGGCGGCGAGATCCTCGATGGAGCGGCCGACGGCAGTCACCTCGATGCTGCCCTTGCCGATGCCCTCGAGCCGGTGGAAGGCGAGGAAGTCGCCGAGCGCCCGGCCCATCTCGACCTCCTCGAAGCTGAGATTGGCGCCGACCCTAGGCACATCGCCGGTGAGCGCCATGGTGAGGCGGCCCTTGAGCGTGCCGCCATAGGCCGCCACCTCGCCCAGCGACAGCTCCATCAGGCCCTTGCTGGCGACGATCGCCGCCGCGATATGGCCGAGCCGGACCTTGTCCATGACGGCGTCGCCCGCCGACAGCCTGAGGTCGATATCGGCGAGCGCAAGGCTGGCGAGGTCGATCGGCTCGCGCCGCCAGCGCCCGGGGCTGCTGTCGACCAGCGCCCATTCGGAGGAATAGGAGGAGATGTCGAGCGTGTCGGCGGCCAGCGTGCCGCTGATCTTCGGCCGCGGCCCGTCGAACCGCACGTTGAGGGCGCCGTCGGCCTGGTTGCCGTCGAGCTCGAGCTGCACCGCGGACAGGGCGATGCTCTTGGCGTCGATCACCGCCGGCGATTGCAGCTTGAACTCGCCGATCGACTTGCCCTCGCCGAGGCGCAGGCCGAGCCAGCGCACCATCTGGCGCAGCGAAGGGCCGGTGGCGTTGAGGCTGCCCTCCAGGCGCCCGTCGCTCGAAAGGGCGCCGCGCACGGCAAGGTTGACGAGATCCCCGTTCAGCTTGCAGCGGATGTCGGACTGGCCGCCCGCGACCAGCACGGCCGCATCGGCGATCTTGGCGAAGAGATCGAGGGAATGGCCGCCCCAGGAGACCATGCCGACCAGGGACATGTCCCCCTGCGGGGACGGCCAGTCCAGCGTGGCGTCGGGCACGTCGATCCGCGCCGTGCGCCCGGAGCCGAGATCGATATAGGTGATGGTCCCGTTCAGGAGCCGGATCGAGGACAGGGGCAGGCGCACGTTCGGGTTCTTCGCCGCGATCTCGGCCAGCGCGCCGGTGTGGAAGCCCCAGGAGGAGTTGCCCTTGTCGTCGGCGACCAGCGCGATGTGCGGCCCGAACAGGGTGAGGTCGGCGACGCGGACGCGGCCGGTGAGCAGGGCGGCGAAATCGAGCGTGCCCACCGCGGCGTCCGCCTCGAGCAGCGGCGGCGTGCCGGGCAGGCCGGGGATGGCGATCTTCTCGACGCTGATGCCTGGCACCGGCACGAAGACCAGCCGCACCGGCCCGTCGATCACCGGGCTGCGACCGGTCAGGGCCTCGATCTGTCCCGAGACGGCGCGGCGCAGCGCATCCTCCGGCACCGCCCAGGCGATGACCGCGGCGAACGCCACGAGAGCGGCGGCGATGGTCGCCAGAGCCAGCCCGATACGCTTCATGTGGACTGCGCGCCCCGTTTGCGTGAATGCTGCCAGCGCCCGGCCCGGCGCCTGCTGGGATTGCCTGAATCGAAAGCCGTGCGGACTATAGTTGGCGCGCCATCATGGTCAAACAGAGGCCGCCCTGCGACGGCCGCGGGGAGCGCATCATCCCGCTTGTTTCCGGCCGGAGCTTCCTCGTAAGACTCCATGAGACCCATGCCATCCGAGCGCGCCATGCCCGAGCCGATCGACACGCCCCTGTGGTCCCCCTCGCCCGAAAGGGTGGCGGCCACGCAGGTGACCGCCTTCCGCCGCCAGGCCGAGGAGCGCCACAAGCTCACCCTGCCGGACTATCGCGCCCTGCATGCCTGGTCGGTGCGCGACCCCGCCGCCTTCTGGGACCTGCTGTGGGACGTCTGCGGCGTGATCGGCGAGAAGGGCAGCCGCCGGGCCGTCGACCTCGACCGCATGCCCGGGGGGCGCTTCTTCCCGGATGCGCGGCTGAACTTCGCCGAGAACCTGCTGCGCGGCGGCGCCGGCGAGGCCATCGCCATGGTGTTCCAGGGCGAGGACAAGGCCTCGCTGCGCCTGACCTGGCAGGAGCTCTTCGACCTGGTCTCGCGGCTGCAGCAGGCGATGCGGGCGGCGGGTGTCGGTGTCGGCGACCGCGTCGCCGCGATGATGCCGAACCGGCCGGAGACCATCGCCGTCATGCTCGCCGCCGCCTCGATCGGCGCGATCTTCTCCTCCTGCTCGCCCGATTTCGGTGAGCGCGGCGTGCTCGACCGCTTCGGCCAGATCGAGCCGAAGCTGGTCTTCGCCGTCGACGGCTACTGGTATGCCGGCAAGCGCATCGCGATCCGCGACAAGCTCGCGGCGATCGCCCCGCAGCTGCCCTCGGCGGTCCGGACCGTGATCGTGCCCTATCTCGGCGAGGCCGAGGCGGTGGCGGCCGCCCTGCCGAACGGCATCACCCTCGAAGGCTTCCTCGCGCCGTTCGCGCCGGCACCGCTCGGCTTCGAGCGGCTGGCCTTCGACCACCCGCTCTACATCCTCTATTCCTCCGGCACGACCGGCGTGCCCAAATGCATCGTGCACGGAGCCGGCGGCACGCTGCTGCAGCACCTCAAGGAGCACCGCCTGCAATCCGACATCCGGCCGGGCGATGCGGTGTTCTACTTCACCACCTGCGGCTGGATGATGTGGAACTGGCTTGCCTCGGCCCTGGCCTCGGGAGCCAAGCTCGTGCTGTTCGACGGCTCGCCCTTCCACCCCGAGGCCTCGGTGCTGTTCGACCTCGCCGAGCGCGAAGGCGTGACGTTGTTCGGCACCTCGGCCAAGTATATCGACGCCGCCCACAAGGCCGGGCTGACGCCGGCCAGCACGCACGACCTCTCGGCGCTCCGGCTGATGACCTCGACCGGCTCGCCGCTGTCGCCGGACGGCTTCGCCTGGGTCTATCGCAAGGTGAAGCAGGACCTGCACCTCGCCTCGATCTCGGGCGGCACCGACATCGTCTCCTGCTTCGTGCTGGGCGATCCCACCAGCCCGGTCTGGCCCGGCGAGATCCAGGCCGCCGGGCTCGGGATGGCGGTCGACGTCTGGAACGACGACGGCAAGCCGGTGCGCCAGGAGAAGGGCGAGCTGGTCTGTACCCGGCCCTTCCCGTCCATGCCGGTGCGGTTCTGGAACGATCCGGACGACAAGAAGTACCACGCCGCCTATTTCGAACGCTTCGACAATATCTGGCACCATGGCGACTTCGCGGAATGGACGGCGCATGGCGGCCTGATCATCCATGGCCGCTCGGACGCCACCCTCAATCCCGGCGGGGTGCGGATCGGCACCGCCGAGCTCTATGCCCAGGTGGAGAAGATCCCCGAGGTGCTGGAGAGCCTCGCCATCGGCCAGGACTTCGACAACGACGTGCGCATCGTGCTGTTCGTGCGCCTGCGCGAGGGCCTCACCCTGGACGACGCCCTGGTCGGGCGGATCAGGACGCAGGTGCGCACCGGCGCCTCGCCCCGGCACGTGCCGGCGAAGATCCTGCAGGTCGCCGACATCCCGCACACCAAATCGGGCAAGATCACCGAGCTCGCAGTGCGCGACGTGGTCGCCGGGCGGACGGTGAAGAACAAGGAGGCGCTGGCCAACCCGGAAGCGCTGGAGCTGTACAAGGACCTGCCGGAGCTGAGATCTTAGGCAGAAGCTTCTCACGACGCAGCGGGGGCGGCTGAAGGAAGAGAGCGGGGCCTCTCCGAGCGTAGCGCTTCCAGATGCCTCGTGCACCCCAAATGCGGGTCCAGTCACTTTATGGGCTTGATGATATAGTGAAATCACCATATACACTCGGAACGAATGGTGAAGCCACGGATCAAACCGCTCGTCTGGATCGGCTCCAGTTACAGGGATTTTTGCGAATTGCCCGAAGAGGTCCGTTCGCACATGGGCTATGCTCTCTATGTCGCGCAACAAGGCGGCAAACACCGAGATGCCAAGCCGCTCAAGGGGTTCGGCGGCGCCGGCGTCGTCGAGATCGTCAGCAGTCAGCGCGGCGACACATTTCGCACGATGTATGCCGTGCGCTTTGCAGAGGCGGTTTGCGTGCTTCACGCGTTCCAGAAGAAATCGAAATCCGGCCGCGAGACGCCGAGGTCCGACATGGATCTCGTCGAGAGGCGGTTGCATGAAGCGGAAAAGCTTATGCGAGGAGAGACCCGATGAACGACACGGAGTATTTCACGGGATCTGGGAATGTCTTCGCCGATATCGGACTTCCGAATGCCGACGAACACCTGATCAAGGCGCAGCTCGTCTACAAGATCGATCATATCATGAAAAGCCGTCGCCTGAAGCAAGTCGATGCCGCTGCCATGCTCGGCGTGAAACAGCCGGACGTGTCAAAAATGCTGCGCGGCGACTTTCGCCAGTTCTCGGTCGAACGGTTGATGCGATTTCTCGTCGCTCTCGGGCAGGATGTGGAAATCGTCGTGAAGCCGGCTGTCCCGCAAGGCGCAGCACATGGTCATTTGTCGGTGAGTTGACCGGCCTCCGGACGTTTCCGCCTCGGGCGGTCCGTCCCGATTCCTTGGATCGATCGTTTCGGTTGGACGTGAACATGCGCATCCTGGTCCTGCAGCACCTCGCCTCCGAGCATCCCGGCGTCTTCCGCGCCTTCATGGCCGCCGACGGCGTCGCGTGGGACGCGGTCGAGCTCGACGAGGGCGGCGTCATCCCGCCGCTGGAGCCCTATGACGCGCTCTGGGTGATGGGCGGGGCGATGGACGTCTGGGACGTCGACGCCTATCCCTGGCTGATCGAGGAGAAGCGCGTCATCCGCCGCTGGGTGCGCGAGCTGAACCGGCCCTTCCTCGGCGTCTGCCTCGGCCACCAGCTGCTCGCCGACGCGCTCGGGGGCACCTGCGGCCCGCAGCGCCCGCCCGAGGTCGGCGTCTTCGACATCGAGCTGACGGCCGAGGGACGGGAGGATCCGCTGTTCGCCGGCCTGCCCGCCCGGTCCAAGGCGCTGCAATGGCATTCTGTGCGCGTCGCCCAGCCGCCGGAGGGCGCGCGGGTGCTCGCCAGCTCGTCGCTCTGCCGCGTCCAGGCGATGCAGGTGGCGGACCGGGCCTGGGGCCTGCAGTACCATGTCGAGGCGGAAGCCGGCGTGGTGCGGGACTGGGCCTGCGTGCCCGAGTACCGCCGCGCCCTGGAGGAGACGAACGGCCCGGGCGCCATGGAACGGCTGCAGGACGACATGGCCACGAACGCCGCCGATTTCGCGGCCAATGCCGCGATCCTCTGGCGCAACTTCGCGCGCCTGGCGCGGGGGTAGCGGGCACTCTACGCCGGGCCGGCGCCGTCCGCCGCGTCGGCGAGGTCGCCGGCGAGGCGAAGGATCAGGGGCTTCAAGGCGAGGCGCTCGAGCCATTCGCCGGGAATCCCGGAAAGTCCATAGACGGCGCCGGCGATCTGGCCGGCGACGGCGGCCGTGGTGTCGGCGTCCTCGCCGAGATTGGCCGCCAGCAGGATCGCCGACCGGAAATCCGTCGTCCGCGACACGGCCCAGACCGCCGCCTGGAGGGTATGGACGACATAGCCGGACCCGCGGATATCCTCGCGCGCAAGGCCGCGCCAGCCGCCCTTGATCCGCAAAGCCGCCGGCCCGTCCAGGATATCGGCCAGGGGCTTGCCGGCGATCGCGTCGGCGAGAAGGTCGGCGAGGATGCCGGAGGCCTCGATGCATTCGTCGGCCGCGTGCGTGGTGATGGTCTGTGTCCTGGCGACGTCCTGGAGCTTCGATCGATCGTTCCAATGCCGGATCGCCACCGGCGACAGCCGCATCAGCGCGCCATTGCCCGCGGTCCCCGGATCCCTGGAGCCGGCGAGCGGATTGCCCGTCCGCTTGAAGTGCAGCAGGGCCTGCAGCGTCGTGCCGCCGATATCGAAGCACCAGCCCGTGCAGGAATATCGCCCGTTCTCATGCCACTCGACGAAGCGGGTCATCAGCGCCGCCGGATCGAGATCGGGGTTCTCGCGGAGGCTGTCCGCGAGAGCGAGCGCCATGGCGGTGTCGTCCGTCCATTCCCCCGCCGCAAGCTGAAAGGGACCGCCGCCGATCATGTCCGTCAGCAGCGCATGGGCCGGCTTGGCTTGAAATTCGATGGTGGTGCCGACCGCATCGCCGGCAGCCAATCCGACGAGGGCGCCGACGGCCCTGTCGCGAATCGACGCGCCGTCATCGCGTCTCCCGACCGGCGGCGTCCTCCCGCCCTCCTCGCGCCAGGCCTTCAGCAGGCCCTGCCGGGACACGACGGGACCGACGGCCTCGAGGACGCGGCGAATGGCGATATCCGGGCCGAGCCCCATGTCCGCGAGCAGGCACGCCGCAACCATCGCGGCCTCGTCGGGCCCGCCCTCGCACGCGACGGCGAGATGCGCGCCCCTTGCCAGAAGCGCCGCGAGCGTCGCCGAGAGCTCGGCGGCGCCCGGCCCGGCGCCGTCGCCCTCCGGCCAGGCGTGCCACTCCATGAAGCGGCGACGGATTTCCGAGGCTGCCTCGATGCT
It includes:
- a CDS encoding DJ-1/PfpI family protein, with product MATKRITALLIDAFADWEPALLTAAARTFFDADIAHVTPGAREVVSAGGMRVRPQGDVAGLDPRDYDALVVIGSSQWTERWAPNVAPQLRAAMQAGRIVGVICGATLAAARAGLLDRRAHTSNSLEFLWEHGGFYGGAARYVDSPRAVRDGTLISAPGSAPATFAAAVLASLYPEQGEAIAGFEALCAREHREDAAGSPHLARRPRRRAA
- a CDS encoding ABC transporter ATP-binding protein; this translates as MPWNDPDAVPLIRFENVTKRFGDFTAVDNVSLDVHAREFFSLLGPSGCGKTTLMRMLAGFEEPTSGRITLAGADLAGVPPYDRPANMMFQSYALFPHMTVADNIGFGLRMEGMAKPAIAARVAEMLKLVKLEKFSARKPHQLSGGQRQRVALARAVAKKPKVLLLDEPLGALDKKLREETQFELMDIQVELGITFIIVTHDQEEAMTMSDRIAVMDHGKLVQVAPPGEIYEQPNSKYVADFIGNINILEGKVTGQSGSAVNVASSTTGATLTVESQESLAAGQTVYVAVRPEKMQISFDAPNGSANTLSGEVFDIGYLGDWTNYLVDVAGGSGQRLRVSKANMSRFVERPITWEDKIFVSFAPDAGVLLTN
- a CDS encoding ABC transporter permease subunit → MAAASRKGFFSGRTAVIAVPYLWLAIFFILPFVLVLKISLSETDIAIPPYTPTFPLGETWEAIKGFDFGAAWAAVSDYLSQLSFDNFTLLTQDALYWKAYLSSLWIAAVSTVLLLLVGYPIAYGMARAPRTLRPTLLMLVILPFWTSFLIRVYAWIGILKPEGLLNLALAKIGLVDMANPLQILNTDIAIYIGIVYSYLPFMVLPLYSALEKMDETLLEAAADLGCRPVKAFWLVTFPLSLPGVVAGCMLCFIPAVGEFVIPDLLGGSSTLMIGKTLWDVFNLNRDWPAASAVAVVLLVLLVVPIVFYQHVQTKQLEAGR
- a CDS encoding ABC transporter permease subunit → MKKGPTWFNLTSIALGFAFLYLPIVILIIYSFNDSRLVTVWGGWSTRWYVALFQDEAFMSSAWITLRVGALSATLATILGTLAAIVLVRMGRFRGRILFSGMVYAPLVMPEVITGLSLLLLFVALDISRGFWTITLAHTTLTMCFVAVVVQSRLLTFDRSIEEAALDLGCRPFKAFFLITLPIILPAVVSGWMLAFTLSLDDLVIASFTTGPGASTLPMRIYSSVRLGVTPQINAACTLLIAIVAVGVIIASISTKRAEMERERAERLAAQG
- a CDS encoding AsmA family protein, yielding MKRIGLALATIAAALVAFAAVIAWAVPEDALRRAVSGQIEALTGRSPVIDGPVRLVFVPVPGISVEKIAIPGLPGTPPLLEADAAVGTLDFAALLTGRVRVADLTLFGPHIALVADDKGNSSWGFHTGALAEIAAKNPNVRLPLSSIRLLNGTITYIDLGSGRTARIDVPDATLDWPSPQGDMSLVGMVSWGGHSLDLFAKIADAAVLVAGGQSDIRCKLNGDLVNLAVRGALSSDGRLEGSLNATGPSLRQMVRWLGLRLGEGKSIGEFKLQSPAVIDAKSIALSAVQLELDGNQADGALNVRFDGPRPKISGTLAADTLDISSYSSEWALVDSSPGRWRREPIDLASLALADIDLRLSAGDAVMDKVRLGHIAAAIVASKGLMELSLGEVAAYGGTLKGRLTMALTGDVPRVGANLSFEEVEMGRALGDFLAFHRLEGIGKGSIEVTAVGRSIEDLAASLVGQASFTVRNGALIGVDLADVMRRIERRPLTATLEPRSGRTAFETGAVSFAIDGGVARTTDARLDGGALTVALGGSAGVKARDFDLAGEASFSSNEAGPPFTLPFKITGQWDDPSVSPDPDALIRRSGAAAPLLQGNASAFADTGNGEKHIEMNPLKGQAISP
- a CDS encoding acetoacetate--CoA ligase, yielding MPEPIDTPLWSPSPERVAATQVTAFRRQAEERHKLTLPDYRALHAWSVRDPAAFWDLLWDVCGVIGEKGSRRAVDLDRMPGGRFFPDARLNFAENLLRGGAGEAIAMVFQGEDKASLRLTWQELFDLVSRLQQAMRAAGVGVGDRVAAMMPNRPETIAVMLAAASIGAIFSSCSPDFGERGVLDRFGQIEPKLVFAVDGYWYAGKRIAIRDKLAAIAPQLPSAVRTVIVPYLGEAEAVAAALPNGITLEGFLAPFAPAPLGFERLAFDHPLYILYSSGTTGVPKCIVHGAGGTLLQHLKEHRLQSDIRPGDAVFYFTTCGWMMWNWLASALASGAKLVLFDGSPFHPEASVLFDLAEREGVTLFGTSAKYIDAAHKAGLTPASTHDLSALRLMTSTGSPLSPDGFAWVYRKVKQDLHLASISGGTDIVSCFVLGDPTSPVWPGEIQAAGLGMAVDVWNDDGKPVRQEKGELVCTRPFPSMPVRFWNDPDDKKYHAAYFERFDNIWHHGDFAEWTAHGGLIIHGRSDATLNPGGVRIGTAELYAQVEKIPEVLESLAIGQDFDNDVRIVLFVRLREGLTLDDALVGRIRTQVRTGASPRHVPAKILQVADIPHTKSGKITELAVRDVVAGRTVKNKEALANPEALELYKDLPELRS
- a CDS encoding type II toxin-antitoxin system RelE/ParE family toxin, encoding MKPRIKPLVWIGSSYRDFCELPEEVRSHMGYALYVAQQGGKHRDAKPLKGFGGAGVVEIVSSQRGDTFRTMYAVRFAEAVCVLHAFQKKSKSGRETPRSDMDLVERRLHEAEKLMRGETR
- a CDS encoding helix-turn-helix domain-containing protein codes for the protein MNDTEYFTGSGNVFADIGLPNADEHLIKAQLVYKIDHIMKSRRLKQVDAAAMLGVKQPDVSKMLRGDFRQFSVERLMRFLVALGQDVEIVVKPAVPQGAAHGHLSVS
- a CDS encoding type 1 glutamine amidotransferase; translated protein: MRILVLQHLASEHPGVFRAFMAADGVAWDAVELDEGGVIPPLEPYDALWVMGGAMDVWDVDAYPWLIEEKRVIRRWVRELNRPFLGVCLGHQLLADALGGTCGPQRPPEVGVFDIELTAEGREDPLFAGLPARSKALQWHSVRVAQPPEGARVLASSSLCRVQAMQVADRAWGLQYHVEAEAGVVRDWACVPEYRRALEETNGPGAMERLQDDMATNAADFAANAAILWRNFARLARG
- a CDS encoding ADP-ribosylglycohydrolase family protein codes for the protein MAERPFGRDSIEAASEIRRRFMEWHAWPEGDGAGPGAAELSATLAALLARGAHLAVACEGGPDEAAMVAACLLADMGLGPDIAIRRVLEAVGPVVSRQGLLKAWREEGGRTPPVGRRDDGASIRDRAVGALVGLAAGDAVGTTIEFQAKPAHALLTDMIGGGPFQLAAGEWTDDTAMALALADSLRENPDLDPAALMTRFVEWHENGRYSCTGWCFDIGGTTLQALLHFKRTGNPLAGSRDPGTAGNGALMRLSPVAIRHWNDRSKLQDVARTQTITTHAADECIEASGILADLLADAIAGKPLADILDGPAALRIKGGWRGLAREDIRGSGYVVHTLQAAVWAVSRTTDFRSAILLAANLGEDADTTAAVAGQIAGAVYGLSGIPGEWLERLALKPLILRLAGDLADAADGAGPA